In Humulus lupulus chromosome 7, drHumLupu1.1, whole genome shotgun sequence, the following are encoded in one genomic region:
- the LOC133789260 gene encoding GPN-loop GTPase QQT1, whose product MVFGQVVIGPPGSGKTTYCNGMSQFLKLIGRKVAIINLDPANDSLPYECDINIEDLIKLSDVMTEHSLGPNGGLVYCMDYLEKNIDWLEAKLVPLLKDHYLLFDFPGQVELFFLHSNAKNVVMKLIKKLNLRLTAVHLVDAHLCSDPGKYVSALLLSLSTMLHLELPHINVLSKIDLIENYGRLAFNLDFYTDVQDLSYLQHHLDQDPRSAKYRKLTKELCEVIEDYSIVNFSTLDIQDKESVGNLVKLIDKSNGYIFAGIEASAVEFSKIAVGPVDWDYYRVAAVQEKYMKDDENFD is encoded by the exons ATGGTGTTTGGACAAGTTGTGATTGGTCCACCTGGTTCAGGAAAAACCACATACTGCAATGGCATGTCTCAGTTCTTGAAACTGATCGGGAG GAAGGTTGCTATTATCAATCTTGATCCTGCTAATGATTCATTGCC ATATGAATGTGACATTAACATTGAGGATCTTATAAAGCTCAGTGATGTGATGACAGAGCATTCCCTTGGTCCTAATGGAG GACTGGTGTATTGCATGGATTATctagaaaaaaatattgattggCTAGAAGCCAAACTAGTACCTCTATTGAAAG ATCACTATCTTCTTTTTGATTTCCCTGGCCAAGTAGAGTTATTTTTTCTTCACTCCAATGCCAAGAATGTTGTCATGAAACTCATAAAAAAGTTGAACCTTAGG TTGACCGCTGTCCATCTAGTTGACGCCCATCTCTGCAGCGATCCTGGGAAATATGTCAGTGCATTGCTTCTCTCTTTATCAACAATGCTCCATTTGGAACTGCCACACATTAATGTTTTGTCAAAGATTGATTTAATAGAGAATTATGGAAGGCTGG CCTTTAACTTGGACTTCTATACAGATGTTCAAGATTTATCATACTTACAGCACCATCTTGATCAGGATCCTCGCTCTGCTAAGTACAG AAAGCTTACCAAGGAGCTCTGTGAAGTGATAGAAGACTACAGTATTGTCAATTTTTCTACCCTAGATATCCAG GATAAAGAAAGTGTAGGGAATCTGGTGAAGCTCATAGACAAAAGCAATGGATACATTTTTGCTGGAATAGAAGCAAGTGCAGTTGAATTCAGCAAGATTGCAGTCGGTCCTGTTGACTGGGATTATTACAGA GTTGCAGCAGTGCAAGAGAAGTATATGAAGGATGatgaaaattttgattga
- the LOC133789258 gene encoding protein transport protein SEC23 D isoform X2 codes for MAVRATVSRFPIDSDAQENSGLPWGVTVTPFATKDEEDRAPAYGTDGDLLPRCENCWAYFNIYCYLDQWSWTCCLCSQLNGLTTKSIARYSLPDSCPELKSSFVDLELPAEEEGLQPQPVYVAAIDLSSSEEFLELTKSALLAALEALAPGSLFGIATFSHKLGLYDVQGPIPVVKNVFIPPDTEGTLSVELEDVMPLLQFLAPVETCKDRIASALETLRPTTSWERTTAAGQGMDGVLMGGRGFGVAMEALFNYLGSEYGSTFALARVFAFLSGPPDYGAGQLDTRRYGEQYASKGEDADRALLPEQTPFYKDLAAVAIQAGVCVDIFAVTNEYTDLASLKFLSIESGGSLFFYSSTDDSTLPQDMYRMLTRPYAFNCILRMRTSTEFKPGHSYGHFFPDPQYENVQHIICCDSYATYAYDFEFAGVDGFSRHGSEPPPMVQTVFQYTVVVPPEELENSGLLTSSSRGKYSLKRRLRIRTVQFATAQNINEIYDSVVPEVVLSLLVHKVILASLEQGVREGRLLLHDWLVILTAQYNNAYKLVQYKNGSSMTSQIDVSFSQCPEMQHLPRLVFALLRNPLLRFHEEGVHPDYRIYLQCLFSALEPSSLHRAVYPMLTSYSTPDKQAYPRHSLSRAALITSGSPIFFLDAFTTLVVFYSSTADPTLPYPPPHDCLLRSTINKLKQERCITPKLIFIRGGQEDASAFENFLIEEQDVDGSGLTSVTGFVSFLDNITQSVLEYMK; via the exons ATGGCGGTGAGAGCTACGGTGTCGAGATTCCCGATCGACTCGGACGCCCAGGAGAATTCGGGGCTGCCATGGGGCGTGACGGTGACGCCATTCGCAACCAAGGACGAGGAAGATAGGGCGCCAGCGTACGGAACCGATGGCGATCTCTTGCCCCGGTGTGAGAATTGCTGGGCTTATTTCAACATCTACTGTTATCTGGATCAATGGAGCTGGACTTGTTGCCTTTGTTCGCAACTCAATGGCTTGACAACCAAAAGCATTGCTCGCTATTCTCTCCCGGACTCCTGCCCCGAATTGAAGTCTTCCTTCGTAGATCTCGAGTTGCCTG CTGAAGAGGAAGGACTGCAGCCACAGCCGGTATATGTTGCTGCCATTGATTTGTCTT CCTCAGAAGAATTTCTGGAACTTACTAAGAGCGCACTTCTGGCAGCTTTAGAAG CTCTTGCGCCTGGTTCACTCTTTGGCATTGCTACTTTCAGCCACAAACTGGGGTTGTATGATGTTCAAGGGCCCATACCAGTTGTAAAGAACGTTTTTATCCCCCCCGACACAGAAGGCACCCTTTCAGTTGAACTTGAAGATGTCATGCCTTTGTTACAATTCCTGGCTCCT GTAGAAACTTGTAAGGACCGTATTGCATCTGCACTTGAAACACTTAGACCAACAACTTCATGGGAGAGAACCACAGCAGCAGGGCAAGGAATGGATGGTGTTTTGATGGGCGGGCGAGGGTTTGGGGTGGCAATGGAAGCTCTGTTTAATTACCTTGGATCAGAATATGGAAGCACATTTGCATTAG CTAGAGTCTTTGCTTTTCTTTCTGGTCCTCCTGATTATGGAGCTGGTCAACTAGACACTAGACGGTATGGTGAGCAATATGCTAGTAAAGGAGAGGATGCAGATCGTGCTTTACTTCCTGAGCAGACACCTTTCTACAAAGATCTG GCTGCTGTCGCTATTCAAGCAGGTGtttgtgtggatatatttgctGTTACAAATGAGTACACAGATTTGGCTTCACTGAAGTTTCTCAGCATAGAAAGTGGAGGATCATTATTTTTCTATTCAAGCACTGATGATTCAACCCTTCCTCAGGACAT GTATCGAATGCTAACTCGACCGTATGCGTTTAATTGTATATTGCGAATGAGGACATCTACTGAATTTAAACCTGGTCATTCT TATGGTCATTTCTTTCCGGATCCGCAGTATGAGAATGTTCAACACATTATTTGCTGTGATTCTTATGCAACATATGCTTATGACTTTGAGTTTGCTGGTGTTGATGGTTTTTCAAG ACATGGATCAGAACCTCCTCCTATGGTACAGACTGTATTTCAATACACTGTAGTTGTGCCTCCCGAGGAGCTAGAAAACTCAGGGTTGCTAACTTCAAGTAG tagaggaaaatattctctcaaaCGTCGACTAAGGATTCGAACTGTGCAGTTTGCAACTGCTCAAAACATCAACGAAATCTATGACAGTGTTGTTCCTGAAGTTGTTTTATCATTACTTGTTCACAAG GTTATATTAGCCTCATTGGAGCAAGGGGTTCGAGAGGGTAGACTGTTGCTTCATGATTGGCTAGTGATCCTGACAGCACAGTACAATAATGCTTATAAACTTGTTCAATACAAGAATGGAAGTTCAATGACTTCTCAGATTGATGTTTCATTCTCACAATGCCCAGAAATGCAGCATTTGCCTCGGCTAGTCTTTGCTTTGCTTCGGAATCCTCTTCTTCGATTTCATGAAGAAGGTGTTCATCCCGACTACCGGATCTACTTGCAATGCCTTTTCAG TGCTCTGGAACCGAGCTCCCTACACCGTGCTGTGTACCCAATGCTGACCTCGTATTCGACACCAGATAAGCAAGCGTACCCACGCCACTCATTGAGCCGTGCTGCATTGATTACCAGTGGAAGTCCCATATTTTTCCTTGATGCATTTACGACTCTAGTTGTGTTTTATTCTTCAACAGCTGACCCCACACTTCCTTATCCTCCACCCCATGACT GCTTGTTGAGAAGTACCATCAACAAATTGAAGCAAGAGAGATGTATTACCCCCAAACTAATATTCATCCGGGGAGGGCAGGAAGATGCTTCTGCTTTTGAGAACTTTCTCATCGAGGAACAGGACGTCGATGGAAGTGGTCTGACCAGCGTGACGGGTTTTGTTTCCTTTCTCGATAACATCACACAGAGCGTACTGGAATACATGAAATAG
- the LOC133789258 gene encoding protein transport protein SEC23 D isoform X3, with the protein MAVRATVSRFPIDSDAQENSGLPWGVTVTPFATKDEEDRAPAYGTDGDLLPRCENCWAYFNIYCYLDQWSWTCCLCSQLNGLTTKSIARYSLPDSCPELKSSFVDLELPAEEEGLQPQPVYVAAIDLSSSEEFLELTKSALLAALEALAPGSLFGIATFSHKLGLYDVQGPIPVVKNVFIPPDTEGTLSVELEDVMPLLQFLAPVETCKDRIASALETLRPTTSWERTTAAGQGMDGVLMGGRGFGVAMEALFNYLGSEYGSTFALARVFAFLSGPPDYGAGQLDTRRYGEQYASKGEDADRALLPEQTPFYKDLAAVAIQAGVCVDIFAVTNEYTDLASLKFLSIESGGSLFFYSSTDDSTLPQDMYRMLTRPYAFNCILRMRTSTEFKPGHSYGHFFPDPQYENVQHIICCDSYATYAYDFEFAGVDGFSRHGSEPPPMVQTVFQYTVVVPPEELENSGLLTSSRGKYSLKRRLRIRTVQFATAQNINEIYDSVVPEVVLSLLVHKVILASLEQGVREGRLLLHDWLVILTAQYNNAYKLVQYKNGSSMTSQIDVSFSQCPEMQHLPRLVFALLRNPLLRFHEEGVHPDYRIYLQCLFSALEPSSLHRAVYPMLTSYSTPDKQAYPRHSLSRAALITSGSPIFFLDAFTTLVVFYSSTADPTLPYPPPHDCLLRSTINKLKQERCITPKLIFIRGGQEDASAFENFLIEEQDVDGSGLTSVTGFVSFLDNITQSVLEYMK; encoded by the exons ATGGCGGTGAGAGCTACGGTGTCGAGATTCCCGATCGACTCGGACGCCCAGGAGAATTCGGGGCTGCCATGGGGCGTGACGGTGACGCCATTCGCAACCAAGGACGAGGAAGATAGGGCGCCAGCGTACGGAACCGATGGCGATCTCTTGCCCCGGTGTGAGAATTGCTGGGCTTATTTCAACATCTACTGTTATCTGGATCAATGGAGCTGGACTTGTTGCCTTTGTTCGCAACTCAATGGCTTGACAACCAAAAGCATTGCTCGCTATTCTCTCCCGGACTCCTGCCCCGAATTGAAGTCTTCCTTCGTAGATCTCGAGTTGCCTG CTGAAGAGGAAGGACTGCAGCCACAGCCGGTATATGTTGCTGCCATTGATTTGTCTT CCTCAGAAGAATTTCTGGAACTTACTAAGAGCGCACTTCTGGCAGCTTTAGAAG CTCTTGCGCCTGGTTCACTCTTTGGCATTGCTACTTTCAGCCACAAACTGGGGTTGTATGATGTTCAAGGGCCCATACCAGTTGTAAAGAACGTTTTTATCCCCCCCGACACAGAAGGCACCCTTTCAGTTGAACTTGAAGATGTCATGCCTTTGTTACAATTCCTGGCTCCT GTAGAAACTTGTAAGGACCGTATTGCATCTGCACTTGAAACACTTAGACCAACAACTTCATGGGAGAGAACCACAGCAGCAGGGCAAGGAATGGATGGTGTTTTGATGGGCGGGCGAGGGTTTGGGGTGGCAATGGAAGCTCTGTTTAATTACCTTGGATCAGAATATGGAAGCACATTTGCATTAG CTAGAGTCTTTGCTTTTCTTTCTGGTCCTCCTGATTATGGAGCTGGTCAACTAGACACTAGACGGTATGGTGAGCAATATGCTAGTAAAGGAGAGGATGCAGATCGTGCTTTACTTCCTGAGCAGACACCTTTCTACAAAGATCTG GCTGCTGTCGCTATTCAAGCAGGTGtttgtgtggatatatttgctGTTACAAATGAGTACACAGATTTGGCTTCACTGAAGTTTCTCAGCATAGAAAGTGGAGGATCATTATTTTTCTATTCAAGCACTGATGATTCAACCCTTCCTCAGGACAT GTATCGAATGCTAACTCGACCGTATGCGTTTAATTGTATATTGCGAATGAGGACATCTACTGAATTTAAACCTGGTCATTCT TATGGTCATTTCTTTCCGGATCCGCAGTATGAGAATGTTCAACACATTATTTGCTGTGATTCTTATGCAACATATGCTTATGACTTTGAGTTTGCTGGTGTTGATGGTTTTTCAAG ACATGGATCAGAACCTCCTCCTATGGTACAGACTGTATTTCAATACACTGTAGTTGTGCCTCCCGAGGAGCTAGAAAACTCAGGGTTGCTAACTTCAAGTAG aggaaaatattctctcaaaCGTCGACTAAGGATTCGAACTGTGCAGTTTGCAACTGCTCAAAACATCAACGAAATCTATGACAGTGTTGTTCCTGAAGTTGTTTTATCATTACTTGTTCACAAG GTTATATTAGCCTCATTGGAGCAAGGGGTTCGAGAGGGTAGACTGTTGCTTCATGATTGGCTAGTGATCCTGACAGCACAGTACAATAATGCTTATAAACTTGTTCAATACAAGAATGGAAGTTCAATGACTTCTCAGATTGATGTTTCATTCTCACAATGCCCAGAAATGCAGCATTTGCCTCGGCTAGTCTTTGCTTTGCTTCGGAATCCTCTTCTTCGATTTCATGAAGAAGGTGTTCATCCCGACTACCGGATCTACTTGCAATGCCTTTTCAG TGCTCTGGAACCGAGCTCCCTACACCGTGCTGTGTACCCAATGCTGACCTCGTATTCGACACCAGATAAGCAAGCGTACCCACGCCACTCATTGAGCCGTGCTGCATTGATTACCAGTGGAAGTCCCATATTTTTCCTTGATGCATTTACGACTCTAGTTGTGTTTTATTCTTCAACAGCTGACCCCACACTTCCTTATCCTCCACCCCATGACT GCTTGTTGAGAAGTACCATCAACAAATTGAAGCAAGAGAGATGTATTACCCCCAAACTAATATTCATCCGGGGAGGGCAGGAAGATGCTTCTGCTTTTGAGAACTTTCTCATCGAGGAACAGGACGTCGATGGAAGTGGTCTGACCAGCGTGACGGGTTTTGTTTCCTTTCTCGATAACATCACACAGAGCGTACTGGAATACATGAAATAG
- the LOC133789257 gene encoding uncharacterized protein At2g27730, mitochondrial — protein sequence MASRIAARFVARTQRSFSGSGKILSEEEKAAENVYIKKIEKEKLEKLARKGPKPEETATASSEAAAKPAAPTTSASGESTQKVSTDKNRNYAVVAGVVTACAALGWYLRGSEKKKEVQD from the exons ATGGCGTCGAGGATTGCTGCAAGATTTGTGGCTCGGACTCAGCGGAGCTTCTCAGGCAGTGGCAAAATTCTAAGCGAGGAGGAAAAAGCTGCTGAAAATGTTTATATTAAG AAAATTGAGAAGGAGAAGCTTGAGAAGCTTGCTCGCAAG GGACCTAAACCAGAAGAAACAGCTACTGCGAGCTCTGAGGCGGCAGCCAAACCTGCTGCCCCGACGACCTCTGCTTCTGGAGAATCAACTCAAAAAGTATCAACCGACAAGAATCGGAACTACGCTGTTGTAGCGGGTGTAGTTACCGCTTGTGCTGCTCTAGGATGGTATCTCAGAGGCagtgagaagaagaaagaagtgCAGGATTGA
- the LOC133789258 gene encoding protein transport protein SEC23 D isoform X1 yields MAVRATVSRFPIDSDAQENSGLPWGVTVTPFATKDEEDRAPAYGTDGDLLPRCENCWAYFNIYCYLDQWSWTCCLCSQLNGLTTKSIARYSLPDSCPELKSSFVDLELPAEEEGLQPQPVYVAAIDLSSSEEFLELTKSALLAALEALAPGSLFGIATFSHKLGLYDVQGPIPVVKNVFIPPDTEGTLSVELEDVMPLLQFLAPVETCKDRIASALETLRPTTSWERTTAAGQGMDGVLMGGRGFGVAMEALFNYLGSEYGSTFALARVFAFLSGPPDYGAGQLDTRRYGEQYASKGEDADRALLPEQTPFYKDLAAVAIQAGVCVDIFAVTNEYTDLASLKFLSIESGGSLFFYSSTDDSTLPQDMYRMLTRPYAFNCILRMRTSTEFKPGHSVSIATSFASIFNIVLFLIKFLYWLQYGHFFPDPQYENVQHIICCDSYATYAYDFEFAGVDGFSRHGSEPPPMVQTVFQYTVVVPPEELENSGLLTSSRGKYSLKRRLRIRTVQFATAQNINEIYDSVVPEVVLSLLVHKVILASLEQGVREGRLLLHDWLVILTAQYNNAYKLVQYKNGSSMTSQIDVSFSQCPEMQHLPRLVFALLRNPLLRFHEEGVHPDYRIYLQCLFSALEPSSLHRAVYPMLTSYSTPDKQAYPRHSLSRAALITSGSPIFFLDAFTTLVVFYSSTADPTLPYPPPHDCLLRSTINKLKQERCITPKLIFIRGGQEDASAFENFLIEEQDVDGSGLTSVTGFVSFLDNITQSVLEYMK; encoded by the exons ATGGCGGTGAGAGCTACGGTGTCGAGATTCCCGATCGACTCGGACGCCCAGGAGAATTCGGGGCTGCCATGGGGCGTGACGGTGACGCCATTCGCAACCAAGGACGAGGAAGATAGGGCGCCAGCGTACGGAACCGATGGCGATCTCTTGCCCCGGTGTGAGAATTGCTGGGCTTATTTCAACATCTACTGTTATCTGGATCAATGGAGCTGGACTTGTTGCCTTTGTTCGCAACTCAATGGCTTGACAACCAAAAGCATTGCTCGCTATTCTCTCCCGGACTCCTGCCCCGAATTGAAGTCTTCCTTCGTAGATCTCGAGTTGCCTG CTGAAGAGGAAGGACTGCAGCCACAGCCGGTATATGTTGCTGCCATTGATTTGTCTT CCTCAGAAGAATTTCTGGAACTTACTAAGAGCGCACTTCTGGCAGCTTTAGAAG CTCTTGCGCCTGGTTCACTCTTTGGCATTGCTACTTTCAGCCACAAACTGGGGTTGTATGATGTTCAAGGGCCCATACCAGTTGTAAAGAACGTTTTTATCCCCCCCGACACAGAAGGCACCCTTTCAGTTGAACTTGAAGATGTCATGCCTTTGTTACAATTCCTGGCTCCT GTAGAAACTTGTAAGGACCGTATTGCATCTGCACTTGAAACACTTAGACCAACAACTTCATGGGAGAGAACCACAGCAGCAGGGCAAGGAATGGATGGTGTTTTGATGGGCGGGCGAGGGTTTGGGGTGGCAATGGAAGCTCTGTTTAATTACCTTGGATCAGAATATGGAAGCACATTTGCATTAG CTAGAGTCTTTGCTTTTCTTTCTGGTCCTCCTGATTATGGAGCTGGTCAACTAGACACTAGACGGTATGGTGAGCAATATGCTAGTAAAGGAGAGGATGCAGATCGTGCTTTACTTCCTGAGCAGACACCTTTCTACAAAGATCTG GCTGCTGTCGCTATTCAAGCAGGTGtttgtgtggatatatttgctGTTACAAATGAGTACACAGATTTGGCTTCACTGAAGTTTCTCAGCATAGAAAGTGGAGGATCATTATTTTTCTATTCAAGCACTGATGATTCAACCCTTCCTCAGGACAT GTATCGAATGCTAACTCGACCGTATGCGTTTAATTGTATATTGCGAATGAGGACATCTACTGAATTTAAACCTGGTCATTCTGTGAGTATAGCAACTTCATTTGCATCTATATTTAACATTGTACTGTTTCTTATTAAATTTCTTTATTGGCTGCAGTATGGTCATTTCTTTCCGGATCCGCAGTATGAGAATGTTCAACACATTATTTGCTGTGATTCTTATGCAACATATGCTTATGACTTTGAGTTTGCTGGTGTTGATGGTTTTTCAAG ACATGGATCAGAACCTCCTCCTATGGTACAGACTGTATTTCAATACACTGTAGTTGTGCCTCCCGAGGAGCTAGAAAACTCAGGGTTGCTAACTTCAAGTAG aggaaaatattctctcaaaCGTCGACTAAGGATTCGAACTGTGCAGTTTGCAACTGCTCAAAACATCAACGAAATCTATGACAGTGTTGTTCCTGAAGTTGTTTTATCATTACTTGTTCACAAG GTTATATTAGCCTCATTGGAGCAAGGGGTTCGAGAGGGTAGACTGTTGCTTCATGATTGGCTAGTGATCCTGACAGCACAGTACAATAATGCTTATAAACTTGTTCAATACAAGAATGGAAGTTCAATGACTTCTCAGATTGATGTTTCATTCTCACAATGCCCAGAAATGCAGCATTTGCCTCGGCTAGTCTTTGCTTTGCTTCGGAATCCTCTTCTTCGATTTCATGAAGAAGGTGTTCATCCCGACTACCGGATCTACTTGCAATGCCTTTTCAG TGCTCTGGAACCGAGCTCCCTACACCGTGCTGTGTACCCAATGCTGACCTCGTATTCGACACCAGATAAGCAAGCGTACCCACGCCACTCATTGAGCCGTGCTGCATTGATTACCAGTGGAAGTCCCATATTTTTCCTTGATGCATTTACGACTCTAGTTGTGTTTTATTCTTCAACAGCTGACCCCACACTTCCTTATCCTCCACCCCATGACT GCTTGTTGAGAAGTACCATCAACAAATTGAAGCAAGAGAGATGTATTACCCCCAAACTAATATTCATCCGGGGAGGGCAGGAAGATGCTTCTGCTTTTGAGAACTTTCTCATCGAGGAACAGGACGTCGATGGAAGTGGTCTGACCAGCGTGACGGGTTTTGTTTCCTTTCTCGATAACATCACACAGAGCGTACTGGAATACATGAAATAG
- the LOC133789256 gene encoding uncharacterized protein LOC133789256 has product MAMEADGTSGSLSLLKQGAEARIFESDFVGRRSIIKERFSKKYRHPSLDLKLTLKRLNAEARCMTKARRLGVYTPLLFFVDPVLHTLTFEYVEGPSVKDVFLEFGAHGIRKEQMDDIAKQIGEAIAKLHDGGLIHGDLTTSNMLIKGVTNQLVLIDFGLSFTSTLPEDKAVDLYVLERALLSMHSSCGNVMDQILAAYRKSSKQWSSTLNKLAQVRQRGRKRTMVG; this is encoded by the exons ATGGCAATGGAGGCCGATGGAACAAGTGGCTCTCTTAGTTTGCTGAAGCAAGGAGCTGAAGCT AGAATTTTCGAATCAGATTTTGTGGGAAGGAGGTCGATAATCAAGGAGCGCTTCTCAAAGAAGTATAGGCATCCATCTTTGGATTTAAAACTTACTCTTAAGCGCTTGAATGCA GAAGCTAGGTGCATGACGAAGGCACGCCGACTTGGGGTCTATACGCCATTGTTGTTTTTTGTGGACCCTGTTCTACACACTCTCACATTTGAGTATGTAGAGGGTCCTTCAGTAAAAGATGTATTCCTTGAATTTGGAGCGCATGGTATCCGAAAAGAACAGATGGATGATATTGCGAAGCAAATCGGCGAGGCAATTGCCAAACTACATGATGGTGGCTTGATTCATGGTGATTTAACCACATCAAACATGTTAATTAAAGGTGTTACCAATCAGCTG GTGCTTATTGATTTTGGTTTGAGCTTCACATCAACCCTTCCAGAAGACAAAGCTGTCGATTTATACGTATTGGAACGAGCTTTGCTCTCGATGCATTCTTCGTGTGGGAATGTG ATGGATCAAATACTCGCCGCATATAGGAAGTCCTCAAAACAGTGGTCATCAACATTGAATAAGTTAGCTCAAG TGAGACAACGAGGTCGAAAGCGCACCATGGTTGGATGA